Sequence from the Mobula hypostoma chromosome 11, sMobHyp1.1, whole genome shotgun sequence genome:
TTGGCTTGCTTTCCCGTTAACTCATTACTCCTGATGTGAATTCATActcaacttttaaaaacttaaaatATGCATTTATGTGTCTAATATCATTATATTCATATTTAGTATATTCTAATTTTGTTTCGTACTGTGCACATAAAGAATTTCCGGGGTATAACACGTCTATGACAGAGAGGGCAGTTGTAATGATCCAAATAACAAACTATTATTCTCTTAACAGCCTGAGTTTGCATTTTCAAAAGTTGCGTTTCTGAACAACgcaaagaaatttttgaatggatatGCAGTGTCTATATACCTTAGTTGAAACTgttttcactttttttaaaaagcggaaAGCCTGGAAACGGTGCAGATTATTTTTCATGTTAGTTCCAGTCAGAGGAAAAGAGGAGAATTATTATAGCATTTTTAAAGAAACTAAACTATTGtgtttcttcccccctccccacacacaaatTTGATTTTGCATTTTGAAGTCGAAAGCAGCTTTGCAAACACGGGCATCCAGTGAATCAGATGCGGCAGAAGAACACGGTTGCAATAAaagagtagagcaggaggtgtCGCTCTGCACAAAGTGACCAATCTGCTTTCTTTGCAGAACAAGCAGTCTGTTGGCATTTAGAAGTCACGTAATGTTGCTTTTTTCGGAACCATAAAAAACTAATTGATCGAGATGATTTTCTAGACTGTTCATTAATCGTGCGATTTGCTTTATGTTAAATGTCCTCAAAGCCAGTAAACCTGTATTGACAGTTTCACGTGATATATAACTTTGTGAATGAGGCTCCGTCGAAAACCGACGTCATTAGCAGGGCGAGACATCAGCCCCACGCTGATTGGCATAATCTTGCAGGTTAGATTTATGATTGGCAGACTGTTGACGATCGAACACCCACTCACTGAACACACAAAGAGCCGGCGGCGTTGGATATAAAAGGATGAACAACTGAGCATCCAACAGCCAAGCTAAAGCCAAGTTAAAGAAGAAACTTGCTTTCTTATTTCTTCTCAAAATCGAGTCTCAAGGTAAGGGAATGCTATTCTGGTGAACCGTTCTGCATGTTTGGAAAATATGTAAAATTGTTCGTTATTTTGTTGGCATTACTTCGGGTTTCCACACTTCCATTATTCTTCTGTAATTATGTTGAAAATTTGGTCAGTCTTAAATTATTCGAGGTAGGGTTGAAATGTGTTTCATTTAATCTACTAAACGACTTTTGATACTCTTTTAACTAGAGGTTGCGGGTAACTAAGTGGAAGTCAGGTTTAATGTATATTTTCCGTGAAACATCAAATTCTGTCATCATGCGCAAATGAATCTCACTATAGCCTCTAAGGTTAGATTTCCTTGATTTTGGTTTCCGGTGTGTTTTCTTTTGCATGTTAGACTATATTATTTTGAGAAATAATTATCAAAACCAAATTTGACATGAACCACTTGTAATTTGTTACTTCTGGCATCAGATTTAGTAAACACTAGTTATAAAATAGTTCAAAGAACAATTTGAGAAGTAAGTTTGTGGGAATATTTGGAAAGGTTTCCCTGTGATTCGTGCAATGATTTATTTTAGCTTCTACCTGTCACTTTACACCTGTTTGGAGCCCTGCTTCCTTCTATTCAAATGGTAATTTAGGGTAGTGATCTTAGAAAAGTATGAGCTGAAAGGTGTGATGGGAGCGGCAAGAGCAGTGTCAGTTTCAGTAAATTATTGGTACCATTTTTTTCAGATATGCGTCCTTTCTATTTAGTTGAACTTTGAAGAGTGTGATGCTGAACTCTAATACCATCAGTAGCATTGATAATTCATTATACAATCCATTACTTGACCGGGTAACTCCGGTATTGTCAAGTTGCATCGATTGAGTGATATGCAACAGTGCAGCTGAAGAAGTAGAAGCATCAGGGAAAGATGCGGTCAGCAATGAGAAAATCTTTCTCCGCATACTGTCAGTGATTGATGCAAGAATTCGAGTTAACGATACGATTTAATAAAAGCAGACAATGCTGAAAATGCTAGGCtggccaagcagcatttgtggatatGAAATCGAATgtaacaatttctctttcatagATCCCACCTGAGCTGCTGAGGGTTTCAGCATTTTTATTTTGTTGGTttagatttttttcattttttttccaacaTTAAGCTTGTCGACGTCTTTTCTACATTCTCCCATATATTGCCTCTTATTCACTGCTGCTTATTGGATCTCCGTGTTGGGCTCGATGCCAACAATTACGTGTTTCGACCGGAAAATGAATTTACATCCCAATACAGTATCATTTGGACGAAATAATACCAAATGTCCTATAGTGGCGCTgtagtgtgatttttttttcccctgcgaGGTGCGGCGCATTGGACTATTGACTGGATAACAATGCATTTGTCTTTTCCCCAGAAGCATGGTTCTCCTTAGAATCTCCGCTTTCCTTGTGGTTTACGCTGTTTTCACATGTCAGATAAACGGCTCCCACGCAGTCCCACTCAGGTAGGCGTCAGATTATTCTCTGCAATTTTATATAATTTTACTCCGACCTGTTTTGGGAAGAACTGTTTTAGACTACACTCAGAATCTCATCTTGGTAATGTAGTGGTGCAGCGAATGATTGAAATATTCTCACTTTGGTAAGATTTCATGAAAGTcttgggggggggaagagggaactGAAGATTACATAATTAGTCCATTTGAGGAAACTAGACAAATACCTGTAATATGGCTATGTTTAAATGATTTACTGTTCTCTATTACTGTAATGAGTTAATTCTTTCGCAAAGTCAAATAGAAGGAAATCAGAGGCCGAATTTTATAAGTATTGAGCACTGAGAGAAAGCCGACAAAGGAAATTATGGAGTTGTCTTTGAGAGGAATTCCAATAATTTTTTTTCAGTGAAGTAATCTGTCTCTGATAGGGATTATGTTTACATTAATTGCAAACTCAGTTTTTGTTGTAGTCAAAGTTTCGGGTTTGGTAAGAATAAGAGTATTAAATCTCGGGTCTCAAGTATGAAAGTCTCAGTCTGGTTCACCTGGGGCCACGCTGGCTTGCGAGCCAAAAGGTTTCCGGTTCAAGTGCTAACTCCCGAGTCTGATACTACAGTGGAGAGCAGAAACATCCTTTTGCATGAGTCCCGGTCTGATTTCAAGTGAATGTGAACGATCCCATGAGTTTCTTTACATGGAGATCCAGGGCATTATACTCAAATCCATGCATCCCCTTTCCACATTGCAAATGCAAGAAGGAGTTGCTGTCTGCTAACTGACCGTAGGTGTTTTCGACTTTATGACAGTGAATGCACTTTAAAACTAGTTCGTGGATTAGGGCTCTGTGAAAGGTGCTATTTATTCGCAAAGAACGCTTCACACACCTGGGTGTCCCAGCCTGCCTCACTGCAGTGAAGTACAGTACTTGGCAAGAGATGACCTTGTATCGGCAGTGGGATGAATGCCCAGGTAATTAGTCTTGTTGACTGGGCGTTAAATGATTCTTTCCACCTGAGTGGTTAGTGGAGATTTGCTTCTCTTTGGAAAGTCAGTCCTTCCTCCACCGCGGAGTGTCTGTGGTAGATGATGTGCTCATGTATCTGGCCTGCTTCTACAACGCTGACTCAGCAGCAGGGTGCCACCGCGGTGAACGTAAATCAGACAATGTAAATTGCATGTCTAGTATAATATCAAAAGACATATTTAATATTGAGGAGTTTCCTTACTCTCGAAGAATAATCTCGGTAGCAGTCTAAGCTTCTGTCCTCCGGCTACGCCATAGTTATTTACCGGTTTGCACATAAAATTAAATGTCTCACTGGCAACTCATTGTGATGTTATTGCTTAGAGCTATGCTGGAGGCATCATCAGACCGGGTGGCACTCAATGACTACGAGGTCCAGCGACTACTGAATGCGCTCGTTAAGGAATTCGTGCAGATGATGGCGGAGGAACTGGAGCAACAAGTACCTGAGGCCAACAGGTAAGGGAAGGCGTTCATTTGCATGACTCTGGAGGTCTGGGCGCGGTGTGTGAGATTTTGTTTGGTAAACCACTCACACTAGTGTGCCACAAGCAGAGTCATCAATATCAGCAGAGTTTGATAACTAAGACAGCAAAGGGAAAGTCTCGTTATATTGTTTTCTTGATTGAACAGTCGGAGCCAATTCTCGGTATTTATTGCGCCATTAGTTTGGCTCCTCGCGAATCTGCTGGAATTATTCCACACAAGCCAACTCATAAGGGGGTGTTTGAAATGTTGAGCGAATGAATAGAAATATTTCACAGGAGGATTATGGTCATAAGGTATGATTTTAACAATTAGAATAACGCTAAATAAAAGTTGAGTTTTTGTCATAACATTGCATGAGAAAGAATGGAGAAATTAAATTCTGCTTGCAAATAAGTTTTAAAAACATTGAATGATTATGATGCATGTATCACCAAACATATGAAAGGGAATTGTGTTAGTGATGATAAAAAATGCACGAGTAAGCTTTATATGAAGCTGTCATTTTAAGTTTCGAATTGATAGAGACCGAGAACCGCATGGCCATCTTTCTTGCAAAGTACTTTGATATAATAAGATCGCTCGGTGTATATAGTAAACTGTGATTGCCCAGTAACAGTAATGTTGCATGTAGCAGTTGTTCGTTAACTGAACTGTGATAGCTACGCGAACGTTATCGATAGCTGAGCTGCATGAGCCGCATGCGTCGTCATGGgattgtttttgcatgtttttctgCAGCTTGGATAGACCTATTGTGAAACGATGCACGAGTCTGAGCACTtgtgtggtgggaaagttgtccCAGCAATTGCACAAATTACAAAACATCCAGCGCACTGACGTAGGAGCGGCAACTCCCGGCAAGAAAAGGAACATTCTCACTGGGCTGGAAAGCGACCACTATGCAACCTACGGACAGCCATTTGAAAGCGCCTAATCGTTTGTTTTGCTGCATGGATCTCAAACGCTTGAGCGATAAAGAGCCCAATAAAGTGCTGTGTTTATTTTCATCCCCGTTTGTCACGTAGAACATTAGGCATGGACATAAACTAGAATAGCAGCTTAATCTAACTAAACAATTACGTTAACATCAAAGTTGATTTTCTCATTATATAGTTTTGATCATTCTGTGGCTAAGTAGTGTGCCATTATATTGAATGCTTCTTTGTGCATGAAAAGGCTATTTGTTCAATAAACTTATTTTTCTACCAGGAGTTATGTTCTATGAGGCTGAAGGATTTTGGCTGCAATAGCTTAAGCAGCCTCGTaaaatgtttcatatttcacAAGACCACCCCTGATTAGATGAGAAATTTTATGAAATGTCCAGTCACCAGTGGTATTGGTAATTAAGTCAACAATTTATATTCCAATATTACGCTTAAatgcaattaaacaatatatATAAAGTAAGACTAATCAAATTTTGACGTGACTTCAAAATCTATGTGTTTTATTTCTACGATAAATGAAGCAATTTTGATCGGAGAGATTAAATAGTGTAGTTTTAGACTGTTAACACAGGGACAGCTCTCACAGTATTCAATGTGAAATAATAAACGGTAACTGAAAACAAGCTATAATTGATACCAGGTAAGAAATAATTTTCTTGATTGCTTAAATATACATCCTC
This genomic interval carries:
- the calca gene encoding calcitonin/calcitonin-related polypeptide, alpha, whose amino-acid sequence is MVLLRISAFLVVYAVFTCQINGSHAVPLRAMLEASSDRVALNDYEVQRLLNALVKEFVQMMAEELEQQVPEANSLDRPIVKRCTSLSTCVVGKLSQQLHKLQNIQRTDVGAATPGKKRNILTGLESDHYATYGQPFESA